A stretch of the Thiocystis violascens DSM 198 genome encodes the following:
- a CDS encoding LysR substrate-binding domain-containing protein, translated as MNLRDLKYILAVAETRHFGRAAEHCFVSQPTLSGQIKKLEDELDVVIFERTNRSVEVTPVGEAILTHARLALEQAEAIEQVARAHQDPLAGPLRIGAIPTLAPYLMPLVLVPLKRTYPKLRMVLSEEITDSLLMRLARHEIDAALLATPVDTTDFDAMPLFDEPFWLAHPMHHPLNQRDEISAADLEDIDLLLLADGHCLTHQVMDVCRLAERPTHGEMADLRAASLETLLQLVGAGFGCTLVPALAIRGGWMTDSGIIARPLDLPDAYRRISLVYRRSFPRRLALEAFAGIVREHLPNTVRRIN; from the coding sequence ATGAACCTTCGCGATCTCAAATATATCCTCGCCGTCGCCGAAACTCGCCATTTCGGGCGCGCCGCGGAGCATTGTTTCGTCAGTCAGCCGACGCTCAGCGGTCAGATCAAAAAACTGGAAGACGAACTCGACGTGGTCATCTTCGAGCGCACCAACCGCTCGGTCGAGGTGACGCCGGTCGGCGAGGCCATCCTGACCCACGCCCGGCTGGCCCTGGAACAGGCGGAAGCGATCGAACAGGTGGCGCGCGCCCATCAGGATCCACTGGCCGGCCCGCTACGGATCGGCGCTATTCCGACCCTTGCACCCTATCTGATGCCGCTGGTTCTGGTACCCCTGAAACGCACCTATCCGAAACTCCGGATGGTGCTGTCCGAGGAGATCACCGACTCGCTGCTGATGCGGCTCGCGCGTCACGAAATCGATGCCGCCCTGCTCGCCACGCCGGTGGACACGACCGACTTCGATGCCATGCCCCTGTTCGACGAGCCCTTCTGGCTCGCACACCCGATGCACCATCCGCTCAACCAACGCGACGAGATCAGCGCGGCGGATCTGGAGGACATCGATCTGCTGCTGTTGGCCGATGGCCACTGTCTCACCCATCAGGTGATGGATGTCTGCCGACTCGCCGAACGCCCGACGCATGGCGAGATGGCGGATCTGCGGGCTGCAAGCCTGGAGACCCTGTTGCAACTGGTCGGCGCCGGCTTTGGCTGCACCCTGGTTCCGGCGCTCGCGATCCGCGGCGGCTGGATGACCGACAGCGGCATCATTGCCCGCCCCCTTGATCTGCCAGATGCCTATCGACGCATCTCGCTGGTCTACCGCCGCAGTTTCCCGCGCCGACTCGCGCTGGAGGCATTCGCCGGGATCGTGCGCGAACACCTGCCAAACACGGTCAGACGCATCAATTGA
- a CDS encoding EAL domain-containing protein codes for MSATLLIVDDVPENLVILGQLLRAAGYRVRAANRGAVALKYARLEPPPDLILLDLMMPEMDGHEVLDHLRADPQTREIPVIFVTAMDSAETETLCLEQGAADFVTKPIVASVVLARVRNQLELRRARAWLLDQNAFLETEVARRIAEVRAIQDESERKANFDDLTGLPNRNLLDDRLAQAIERSRADASPLIVLMLSLDRFKSVNAHLGRGAGDRALRLVSERLARLTATTDTLARVEGDEFILVMEADEREAVIRYAQPMLDAVMAPLRIDDHEIVLSASIGMATFPKDGDTADRLLRHATVALSKIKVAGGQGFRFYAPAMNARALERLDLERDLREAIRQGGLSLHYQPQIDLRNGQIIGAEALARWQHPRRGWVSPGDFIPVAEESGLIGPLGKWVLHEACRQNQAWQTAGLPPVTVAVNLSALQFAAYDVVDLTSAILRETGLAPEYLELELTESAAMADTLAFIEATQRLKELSISLSLDDFGTGFSSLGYLRQFRIDRLKIDQTFVNDIVQDPGSAAIVTAIINLAHSLNLAAIAEGVETEAQLQFLRAHDCDEMQGYYFSRPLPASEFEALLRSERLLAFPAETVAASRTLLLVDDDPQVRFMLERLFAHEGYRVLSAGDGLSALELLALNAVDVVVSDGDMPLMDGAEFLVRVSAMYPGTMRILLSGTIDPKLIAKSVNQGEIFKFLTKPWKTAELREAVREAFRIIESRAQRHPLALAGGLDSNPA; via the coding sequence ATGTCAGCCACACTTCTCATCGTCGACGACGTACCGGAAAACCTGGTCATTCTCGGCCAGTTGCTGCGCGCGGCCGGTTACCGCGTCAGGGCGGCCAACCGCGGAGCCGTCGCGCTGAAATATGCCAGGTTGGAACCGCCGCCTGACCTGATCCTGCTCGACCTGATGATGCCCGAAATGGACGGGCACGAGGTGCTGGACCATCTGCGCGCCGACCCGCAAACCCGCGAGATTCCGGTCATCTTCGTCACCGCCATGGACAGCGCCGAGACCGAGACGCTGTGTCTGGAGCAGGGCGCCGCGGATTTCGTCACCAAGCCCATCGTCGCATCGGTCGTGCTGGCGCGGGTGCGCAACCAACTGGAACTGCGGCGGGCACGCGCCTGGCTGCTCGATCAGAATGCCTTTCTGGAAACCGAAGTCGCGCGCCGCATCGCCGAAGTCCGGGCCATCCAGGACGAGAGCGAACGCAAAGCGAATTTCGACGACCTGACCGGTCTGCCCAACCGCAATCTGCTCGACGACCGTCTGGCGCAAGCCATCGAGCGCAGTCGTGCCGACGCCAGCCCGCTGATCGTCCTGATGTTGAGCCTTGACCGTTTCAAGAGCGTCAATGCGCATCTCGGACGCGGTGCCGGCGACCGCGCGCTACGGTTGGTTTCGGAGCGTCTGGCACGTCTGACAGCGACGACCGACACCCTGGCGCGCGTCGAAGGCGACGAATTCATCCTGGTGATGGAGGCCGACGAACGCGAGGCGGTCATCCGTTACGCCCAGCCGATGCTCGATGCCGTGATGGCGCCGCTACGGATCGACGACCATGAAATCGTGCTCTCCGCCAGCATCGGCATGGCCACGTTTCCCAAGGATGGCGACACGGCCGACCGGCTGTTGCGCCATGCCACGGTCGCCCTGTCCAAGATCAAGGTCGCGGGAGGACAGGGGTTCCGCTTTTACGCCCCCGCCATGAACGCGCGCGCCCTGGAACGTCTCGATCTGGAGCGCGATCTGCGCGAGGCTATCCGGCAGGGTGGGCTGTCGCTCCATTATCAGCCGCAGATCGACCTGCGCAACGGTCAGATCATCGGCGCCGAGGCGCTGGCACGCTGGCAGCACCCTCGACGCGGCTGGGTTTCGCCGGGCGACTTCATCCCGGTAGCGGAGGAATCCGGCCTGATCGGTCCGTTGGGCAAGTGGGTTCTCCACGAAGCCTGCCGCCAGAACCAGGCCTGGCAGACGGCCGGACTACCGCCGGTGACGGTCGCGGTCAATCTGTCGGCGCTCCAGTTCGCCGCCTACGATGTCGTGGACTTGACCTCCGCCATCCTGCGCGAGACCGGACTCGCCCCCGAATATCTGGAACTCGAACTGACCGAAAGCGCCGCGATGGCCGATACGCTGGCCTTCATCGAGGCCACGCAGCGCCTGAAGGAACTCTCGATCTCGCTCTCGCTCGACGATTTCGGCACCGGTTTTTCCTCGCTCGGCTATCTGCGCCAGTTCCGCATCGACCGGCTGAAGATCGACCAAACTTTCGTCAATGACATCGTGCAGGATCCCGGCAGCGCGGCGATCGTCACGGCGATCATCAACCTGGCGCACAGCCTCAATCTGGCCGCCATCGCCGAGGGGGTGGAAACCGAGGCGCAACTCCAGTTTCTGCGCGCGCACGATTGCGACGAAATGCAGGGCTATTATTTCAGCCGACCGCTCCCCGCGTCCGAGTTCGAGGCCCTGCTGCGCTCGGAGCGCCTGCTGGCGTTTCCGGCCGAGACCGTCGCCGCCAGCCGCACCCTGTTGCTGGTTGACGACGACCCGCAAGTTCGTTTCATGCTCGAACGTCTATTTGCGCACGAGGGCTATCGGGTTCTGAGCGCAGGTGACGGGCTGTCCGCACTGGAACTGCTTGCCCTAAACGCCGTGGACGTGGTGGTCTCAGACGGCGATATGCCGCTGATGGACGGCGCCGAGTTTCTCGTCCGGGTCAGCGCGATGTACCCAGGGACCATGCGGATCCTGCTCTCCGGCACCATCGATCCGAAGCTCATCGCCAAATCCGTCAATCAAGGCGAGATTTTCAAATTCCTGACCAAGCCGTGGAAAACCGCCGAGCTGCGCGAGGCGGTCCGGGAAGCCTTCCGGATCATCGAGAGTCGCGCCCAGCGGCATCCGCTCGCCCTCGCCGGCGGCCTGGACTCGAACCCGGCGTAA
- a CDS encoding Uma2 family endonuclease, with the protein MALAQRDTDSHTYADYLTWPDEVRYELIDGVAWAMAPAPTLAHQDVAGEIYRQLANALRHQPCRPFIAPVDVRLPKASEADERIDTVVQPDVLVVCDPAKLDRRGVRGAPDLVVEVLSPGTASHDHWRKRQVYERAGVREYWLVHPSDRMLTIYRLADGQFGKPDVGELVGETPVGILPGVVILWDELSARLPPADP; encoded by the coding sequence ATGGCCCTGGCGCAACGCGACACCGACTCTCACACCTACGCCGATTATCTGACCTGGCCCGACGAGGTTCGTTACGAACTCATCGACGGCGTGGCCTGGGCGATGGCCCCGGCGCCGACCCTGGCGCATCAGGACGTGGCGGGCGAGATCTATCGTCAGCTCGCCAATGCCTTGCGTCACCAGCCCTGCCGCCCCTTCATCGCCCCGGTCGATGTGCGTCTGCCCAAGGCCAGCGAGGCGGACGAACGTATCGACACCGTGGTGCAGCCCGACGTACTGGTGGTCTGCGACCCCGCCAAACTCGACCGGCGCGGGGTGCGCGGCGCGCCGGATCTGGTGGTCGAAGTACTCTCGCCGGGGACCGCCAGCCATGATCACTGGCGCAAGCGTCAAGTCTACGAACGCGCGGGGGTGCGCGAATACTGGCTGGTGCATCCCAGCGATCGCATGCTGACGATCTATCGTCTCGCGGACGGTCAGTTCGGCAAGCCCGATGTCGGCGAACTGGTCGGCGAGACTCCGGTCGGCATCCTACCCGGCGTGGTCATCCTCTGGGACGAACTGAGCGCGCGTCTGCCTCCAGCCGATCCTTGA